The window ATCAATCCAACCAGAGAAGCCTGGGGATTTATCAATTTAATTTAACATAACAAATTTATATGGTTACAATATTTTACTCATCTTGGCACGGCCTTTGCCTATACAGCATCAAACGGCGCTGAAATACGCAGCACCAATCAGAATACAAATAACAAACTGACGGCGCAACGTCACATTGAGGATACTGATATGTATGGCTGCGATATAGGAAGCGTAATGGGATGGGGAAATGGCATGACGCACCTCATAATCATGATACTGATTATTTCCCTGGCGGTCGCTTTCATCAGCAGAATGTTCCCGTTACAGCGAAAAAACATGGATTATACAGATTCCATGGCGATTCTCAAAAGACGGCTGGCCTCTGGTGAAATCACTCTTGAAGAATACGAAAAACTGAAAAAATCCATCTGAGCGGACTTGCCCTGAGCAGGCCGAGATAAAGGAGAATATTCATGAACTCTATCAAACTTACCCTTGTTTTCGCTTCCCTGGCGCTGGTGCTGGCTTTTGCGGTAAACGCCTCTGCCGCCAACACGGCAGATAGCCAGATCAGCTCCTCATGGTGCGGCAACGGTCAATCCGGCTCGCACGGCCCCCACGGCCACGGTCATGGTTACGGGCGATAAGCTTTCCGTCAGCCAGATCAAATAATCACCTAACCAACACGCAACTACCATCAAACCAAAAGGATATACTACAATGAAGACATCCAAGATCGTTACCAGCGGCGCGGCCCTTACCCTTGCCATTTTCCTCGGCCTTTCGGGCGTTGCCTCTGCACGGCAAGGCGACGGGCAAGGCCCCGCAGGCATGGGTCCCGGCACAGGCATGGGCATGGGTATGGGCCCCGGCATGGGTTATGGCATGGGCCCTGGCATGGGATTGTCCAGCGAACAGATTGAAACCATGCAGCAGATCCACCAGAGCTTTGTTGAAAAAACACAGCCCACCATGCAGCAGCACTTTTCCAAGATGGCTGAACTGAACAATCTTGCCGCCGCTGGCGCCAAGCCCGACGACGCCCGCGTCAAGGCCGCCCAGAAGGATCTGCGCGAAATCGACGCCAAGCTGTACAGCGCCAAGGCCGAAATGCTCAAGCAGATGTCTGACAAGGGCATTCCCTTCATGGCTGGCCACGGCATGGGCCGGGGCATGGGGCACCGCATGGGCGGACACGGCATGGGACATGGCATGATGGGCAACGGCATGATGGGCCCCGGTAACTGCCCCGGCATGGCTGGCATGCCTGGCGCAACCAATGCCACTGGCAATGCCGTGCAGTCCGGCGCTACCGGCAACAAGTAACCTGCTACAAGCGCACCGCACAGCCCAGTCAAGGGCAACGAGCCTCCATAAAGCAAGCCTCCGGAACCTTATGATTCCGGAGGCTTGCGCATTTACGCAGCACCAAGGAGCACCCTGACCGCCATGTGCAAAAAAGCCGCCCGCTCATGGGAGCAGACGGCCTGATCACAAGCAAAAACCGCCATGAAACCCTGATTTCACGGCGGTTTTTCTGTCCGGGCGGCTATGCGGTATAGTCGCCCCTGTTGAACTTGATTTTTTCTGTCGTTGTCATCACGTCAAGCTCGTTGACCAGAGAATCAAGCCCAGCATTCTGGCCTCGTACAGAGGCCGTGCTGTTCTTGAGGGCGGAAACCTGCCCGTCTATCCCCTGCAACAGAGAATAGGCTTCGCGCAAGGAACCATTCTGGCCCGAAGAGCCCAGGGCGTTAACGTACGAATCCCACATGTCCAGCGTGCCGGAAGCCTGAGAGAAGGCGCTCTGGATAACGTCTTCGTCCACATCTACCGATTCGGACTGGGTGGAGCCAAGCAGCATCTGACTGATCATGGATGCTTGCGAGGTCTGCCCCGCCGCCGCTGTGGGGAACGCAGAAGATGCAACGGCATTTTCAAGGCCCATCTGTTCGCTCAAAGCCGCCTCAAAGCCGCCCTGCGCCGTCTGCGCTCGGGTTGTGCCCGGGGTCTGGCTCTGCTGGCGTAACAGCGCCTCAAGTTGATCGTTGGTAACTTTCATGTCGCCTCCAGGGTTGGCGTACTGCCGTTGCAGAAAAAATGCAAAAATCCTGCCACAAAGGCTTACTTCCATAACAGGCTGATTTTTCACAGGCTGGCAGAAGCAATGGGGAAAAAATTTCCCTGCCCCTTGGCGGCGTTAGGCGAAATGTCTTGTCTATTGTGCCGAAAAAAACTACCATTTATTACAGATGAAGGCAAAGGATAAAGGCTGCGACCCCAAACCAAACCCCTCTTGGTCGGCCATATTCAGCCAGCCCGTTAATCAATCTGCCTACCGGGGGGAACAGGAGTTTGCCATGAAGGATATCAAGAAGATTCTTTGCGCGGTAGACCTTTCCGAACACAGCAAGGAAGTTGCCGAATACGCGGTGCTTCTTGCCAAGGGGCTCAATGCGAGCGTGCTTGTTGTATACACTGCCCCCTCGCTGAGTCAGTACGTGGGCTTTCATGTGCCACCCAATACCATTGAGAATTTTGTCGGCGAAATTGTGACCGGCGCTGAAAAGTCCATGGAATCGTTTGTGGCCGAAAATTTCGTGGGTGTTGAAGCCAAGGGACAGGTGCTCATCGGCTATGCCGCCGAAGAAATCCTCAACCGCGCCCGAGAAGAAAAGGCCGACCTTATCGTTATGGGCACTCATGGCCGCAAGGGCATTGACCGCATTCTTTTCGGCTCTGTGGCGGAAAAGGTGGTCAAGAACGCCGACATGCCCGTGCTGACCGTGCGCCCCACGGAAGCAGGCGAATAACTCTGGCGGATCTGGCCCTTCCTGCAGGCACGCAGGCAGTTGCGCCAGTACCAGAGCCATAAAGAAAGACAAGCTTTCCAACTTTTTCAGCCAGCAAGCTGTC is drawn from Desulfovibrio desulfuricans and contains these coding sequences:
- a CDS encoding SHOCT domain-containing protein gives rise to the protein MDYTDSMAILKRRLASGEITLEEYEKLKKSI
- a CDS encoding periplasmic heavy metal sensor produces the protein MKTSKIVTSGAALTLAIFLGLSGVASARQGDGQGPAGMGPGTGMGMGMGPGMGYGMGPGMGLSSEQIETMQQIHQSFVEKTQPTMQQHFSKMAELNNLAAAGAKPDDARVKAAQKDLREIDAKLYSAKAEMLKQMSDKGIPFMAGHGMGRGMGHRMGGHGMGHGMMGNGMMGPGNCPGMAGMPGATNATGNAVQSGATGNK
- a CDS encoding universal stress protein, whose amino-acid sequence is MKDIKKILCAVDLSEHSKEVAEYAVLLAKGLNASVLVVYTAPSLSQYVGFHVPPNTIENFVGEIVTGAEKSMESFVAENFVGVEAKGQVLIGYAAEEILNRAREEKADLIVMGTHGRKGIDRILFGSVAEKVVKNADMPVLTVRPTEAGE